In the genome of Chryseobacterium arthrosphaerae, one region contains:
- a CDS encoding J domain-containing protein, producing MKDYYYFLGISQDASEEDIKKAYRKLSLKYHPDKNENDDFFADRFREIQEAYETLSDPVRRRSYDQNLENHQKSFRYNIPPAIKTFTANKIHAKKGEEIIISWQTSNADVVKVLPFGLEKPYGERTFKITEFKDGKFQLLLHVTNSLLHKTVVQGITITEVFENDAEKFKNTVEEMFKPQPRTVVNKYGQPKIMMLFWGILILALALYFLIRNFS from the coding sequence ATGAAAGATTATTACTATTTTCTCGGTATATCCCAGGATGCTTCAGAAGAAGACATCAAAAAAGCATATCGGAAGCTTTCTTTAAAATACCATCCTGATAAAAATGAAAACGATGACTTTTTTGCAGACCGTTTCCGTGAGATCCAGGAAGCCTATGAAACATTGAGTGATCCTGTCAGAAGACGCAGCTATGATCAGAATTTAGAAAATCATCAGAAAAGTTTCAGGTACAATATTCCACCTGCTATAAAGACATTTACAGCCAATAAAATTCATGCAAAAAAAGGAGAGGAGATTATCATCAGCTGGCAGACGAGCAATGCTGATGTAGTAAAAGTATTGCCTTTCGGACTGGAAAAGCCTTACGGAGAAAGGACGTTTAAGATCACAGAGTTTAAAGACGGAAAATTCCAGCTTCTGCTTCATGTAACCAATTCTTTATTACACAAAACCGTGGTTCAGGGAATTACCATTACAGAGGTCTTTGAAAATGATGCTGAAAAATTCAAAAACACAGTGGAAGAAATGTTTAAGCCACAACCGAGAACAGTAGTGAACAAATACGGTCAGCCCAAAATTATGATGCTGTTCTGGGGAATACTTATATTGGCGCTTGCCCTATATTTTCTGATCAGGAATTTCAGCTGA
- a CDS encoding alpha/beta hydrolase family protein gives MKLRNTFITVLSFFSIIVYGQNSQQKQYLFFLHNKFLEDHSLEELHPKYGIAEYETILSKLKDRNTVVISEKRKAGTDPAIYAGKVKKQIDSLMKKGIKAGNITVVGTSQGGYIAQYVSYYEKNPQLKFVFIGATFKDDSLEKDKNFRLYGRILSITEKSDDGHVPLSQEQRFIRSDIKEFKEIELNTGLNHGFLFKALNDWIIPAKDWASRN, from the coding sequence ATGAAATTAAGGAATACTTTTATTACAGTACTGTCGTTTTTCTCGATCATCGTTTACGGACAGAATTCTCAGCAAAAACAGTATCTATTCTTTTTACACAATAAATTCTTAGAAGACCATTCCTTAGAGGAGTTGCATCCTAAATATGGTATTGCCGAGTATGAAACGATACTCAGTAAACTGAAAGACCGGAATACGGTTGTTATTTCCGAAAAAAGGAAAGCCGGTACAGATCCCGCCATCTATGCTGGAAAAGTGAAGAAACAGATTGACAGTCTGATGAAAAAGGGAATCAAAGCTGGAAATATTACTGTTGTTGGGACTTCGCAGGGCGGTTATATTGCACAGTATGTGTCTTATTATGAGAAGAATCCGCAATTGAAGTTTGTATTTATCGGTGCTACTTTTAAAGATGATTCTCTGGAAAAAGACAAAAACTTCAGATTGTACGGAAGAATTCTTTCCATTACTGAAAAGTCGGATGATGGCCATGTTCCACTGTCGCAGGAGCAGCGGTTTATAAGGTCTGATATTAAAGAATTTAAAGAAATAGAGCTTAATACAGGTTTAAATCATGGTTTTCTTTTCAAAGCCCTCAACGATTGGATTATTCCCGCTAAAGATTGGGCCTCCCGGAATTAG
- a CDS encoding RNA polymerase sigma factor: MEVVEKITMPQKEKESIISQTVSNYGGKLMSYIRPKVKNTEDAEDILQEVWYQFSSLTNLSEIVNIGGWLYRVTANKITDRYRKKKTENLEDFVYEDEDGSFSIKDILLMDESAGPEVKMFQDEIWKKLFEALDELPEKQRLVYVENELNDKTLQEIADEQGENIKTIISRKNYAVKHLRNRLRKLYEDLKS; the protein is encoded by the coding sequence ATGGAGGTTGTCGAAAAAATAACAATGCCACAGAAAGAGAAAGAAAGCATCATCTCGCAGACCGTTTCCAACTACGGTGGAAAGCTGATGTCCTATATTCGTCCGAAAGTGAAAAATACGGAGGATGCAGAAGACATTCTGCAGGAAGTGTGGTATCAGTTCAGCAGTCTTACGAATCTTTCCGAGATCGTAAATATTGGAGGCTGGCTGTACAGGGTGACGGCAAATAAAATCACAGACCGTTACCGCAAAAAGAAAACAGAAAATCTTGAAGACTTTGTCTATGAAGATGAAGACGGCAGTTTTTCCATCAAGGATATTTTATTGATGGATGAAAGTGCAGGCCCTGAAGTGAAGATGTTTCAGGATGAGATCTGGAAAAAACTGTTTGAAGCGCTTGATGAACTTCCCGAAAAACAAAGGCTGGTCTACGTAGAAAATGAACTGAACGACAAAACCCTCCAGGAGATCGCCGATGAACAGGGAGAAAACATCAAAACCATCATCAGCAGAAAAAATTATGCTGTGAAGCATCTGAGAAACAGACTGAGAAAGTTATACGAAGATTTAAAAAGTTAG
- a CDS encoding S9 family peptidase: protein MNLNRKIFGSAIIVLSAMMTNAQSSAAKLPGDPTLPSSRANLEKLISYDKGNFKYKVEDYFARPKASAFKISPDGKYLSYKEKDQDKKNHVYVKDLSSGTVTKAIVEKDDLIRGYGWLNKKRLFYTQDKGGNENIHLYAADVDGGNQKDLTPFDGVKVQSIIPVKDTDFVVVTMNKNNKQIFEPFKINFITGEMTQLYENKDVNSPINSYIFDKDGNLRGYSILENGLTTKTYYKDLQTGKFNLIKSTDWSDTFSIIEFNDNSKNKDEAYVVTNLDSDKARIVLYDLKKNTVIKEIYSNPVYDVSSISTAGKNRKYELDYISYEGAKGETVPVSKFYKEIHNQLKSQFGDKEFGIASSDDNNNKLLIIVGSDKLYGTYYEYDTKTKQTKLLYNLMPQLKEEDMAEMRPIEFKSRDGLTIYGYITLPKAALEGKKVPLIVNPHGGPQGVRDGWGFNPEAQLFASRGYATLQVNFRISGGYGKSFQKAGYKQIGRKVMDDVEDGVKYAIEQGWADKDKVAIYGGSHGGYATLMGLIKTPDLYTCGVDYVGVSNIFTFFASFPEYWKPYKEMVKQIWYDLDNPEEARIAKEVSPVFQIDRIKKPLFVVQGANDPRVNINESDQIVKAMRAKGFEVPYLVKYDEGHGFGKEPNRIELYKSMLGFFAENFNK from the coding sequence TTCTGCTGCCAAATTACCTGGAGATCCTACTTTACCATCATCCAGGGCCAATCTTGAAAAGCTTATTTCTTACGACAAAGGAAACTTTAAGTACAAAGTTGAAGACTATTTCGCAAGACCAAAAGCTTCAGCCTTTAAAATATCTCCTGACGGGAAATACCTTTCTTACAAAGAAAAAGACCAGGACAAAAAGAATCATGTCTACGTCAAAGATCTGAGTTCCGGAACAGTGACTAAAGCTATTGTGGAAAAAGATGATCTGATCAGAGGTTATGGGTGGCTGAACAAAAAACGGCTTTTTTATACCCAGGATAAGGGAGGAAATGAAAATATTCATTTGTATGCTGCTGATGTGGATGGAGGAAACCAAAAGGATTTAACACCATTTGACGGAGTAAAAGTACAGTCGATCATCCCTGTAAAAGATACTGACTTTGTTGTGGTAACCATGAATAAAAACAATAAGCAGATCTTTGAACCCTTCAAAATCAATTTCATTACCGGGGAAATGACCCAGTTGTATGAAAATAAAGATGTCAACAGTCCTATAAACAGCTATATTTTTGATAAAGATGGAAACCTGAGAGGGTACAGCATTCTTGAAAACGGACTGACAACAAAGACTTATTATAAAGACCTGCAGACAGGAAAATTCAACCTGATCAAGTCTACAGACTGGTCTGATACCTTCAGTATTATAGAATTTAATGACAATTCCAAAAATAAAGATGAAGCTTACGTAGTGACGAATCTGGATAGCGATAAAGCGAGAATTGTACTGTATGACCTTAAGAAAAATACTGTAATTAAAGAGATTTATTCCAATCCTGTATATGATGTAAGCTCAATAAGTACCGCCGGTAAAAACAGAAAATATGAGCTTGACTATATCAGCTATGAAGGAGCTAAAGGAGAAACCGTTCCGGTAAGTAAATTTTATAAGGAAATACATAACCAATTGAAATCTCAGTTTGGAGACAAAGAATTTGGAATTGCTTCTTCAGATGATAATAACAATAAACTTCTTATTATAGTAGGAAGTGATAAACTGTATGGAACTTATTACGAATACGACACCAAAACCAAACAGACCAAGCTACTTTACAATCTGATGCCACAGCTGAAGGAAGAAGATATGGCTGAAATGAGACCAATCGAATTTAAAAGCAGAGACGGATTGACCATCTATGGCTATATCACACTGCCTAAAGCAGCATTGGAAGGGAAAAAAGTCCCTTTAATTGTTAATCCTCACGGTGGTCCGCAGGGAGTCAGAGACGGCTGGGGATTCAATCCTGAAGCCCAGCTGTTTGCAAGCAGGGGGTATGCTACACTTCAGGTCAACTTCAGGATTTCCGGAGGGTATGGTAAATCATTTCAGAAAGCGGGTTATAAGCAAATTGGAAGAAAAGTAATGGATGATGTGGAAGACGGAGTGAAATATGCAATTGAACAGGGGTGGGCAGATAAAGATAAAGTAGCCATCTACGGAGGAAGCCACGGCGGATATGCTACCCTGATGGGGCTGATCAAAACCCCGGATCTCTATACCTGTGGGGTGGATTACGTAGGAGTGTCCAACATTTTTACCTTCTTCGCTTCTTTCCCGGAATACTGGAAACCGTATAAAGAAATGGTAAAGCAGATCTGGTATGATCTTGATAACCCTGAAGAAGCCAGAATTGCGAAGGAAGTCTCACCGGTTTTCCAGATTGACAGGATCAAGAAACCTTTATTTGTGGTGCAGGGAGCCAATGACCCAAGAGTCAATATCAATGAATCTGATCAGATTGTAAAAGCAATGCGTGCCAAGGGCTTTGAAGTTCCTTATCTCGTAAAATATGATGAAGGGCACGGATTTGGAAAAGAACCGAACAGAATTGAGCTTTATAAATCTATGCTTGGTTTCTTTGCAGAGAATTTTAATAAGTAA
- the gcvP gene encoding aminomethyl-transferring glycine dehydrogenase, translating into MNTEQFVSRHISLNEADKQAMLEKLGVSSIEELISQTIPSSIRLEKDLEISEPLSEYEMLNHSKELASKNTDYTSYIGFGYHNTLLPSAIQRNIFENPSWYTAYTPYQAEIAQGRLEALLNFQTVVCDLTGFALANASLLDESTAAAEAMHMFFNNRSKDQKKAGANKFFISDLVLPQTVSVLKTKAEGLEIEIVIGDHKTHQFDGSYYGVLLQYPGKNGIVLDYTEDIVEYKKLDLQVAVACDPMALVKLKSPAEMGADCAVGTSQRFGIPLGYGGPHAAFFACKEDYKRDIPGRIIGVSQDMYGKRALRMALQTREQHIKREKATSNICTAQVLLAVMAGMYAVYHGPKGLNYIADQIHFKANALKGGLKALGYQVVEEPIFDTVKMTMSEEEKGRLMRMMQDHRLNLNYFTEGVVSVAINESTTLEKLNYLMASFAQFKDKQTFKLEIKEGYSIPEENLRKDEILTESVFNKYHTETELMRYIKRLERKDLSLTHSMISLGSCTMKLNAATQMLPLSWADWGSVHPFVPVDQAGGYQQMIAELEKDLATITGFAGTSLQPNSGAQGEYAGLMVIREYHISRGDHHRNVVLIPQSAHGTNPASAAMAGMKIVVVKNLENGEIDFEDLKAKTELHSENLSAVMITYPSTYGFFDANIKEITNLIHEHGGQVYMDGANMNAQVGFTSPGNIGADVCHLNLHKTFAIPHGGGGPGVGPICVAKHLVPFLPSNANIRIGAKEAIDGISAAPYGSGLILNISYAYIKMLGTDGLKKATGHAIMNANYLKEILAEHFPILYSNENGRVAHECIVDFRQFKSLGIEVADVAKRLMDYGFHAPTVSFPVAGTLMIEPTESESKAEIDRFAEALISIKKEIDEIANGEADPVNNVLKNAPHTEQLVISDSWDKPYSREKAAYPLEWVRDHKFFASVSRVDEAYGDRNLVCTCEPIEAYM; encoded by the coding sequence ATGAATACAGAACAGTTTGTGAGCCGTCACATTTCCCTTAATGAAGCCGATAAACAGGCGATGTTGGAAAAACTTGGCGTTTCTAGTATTGAAGAGTTAATTTCTCAGACCATTCCTTCTTCTATCCGCTTAGAAAAAGATCTTGAGATCTCAGAACCGCTTTCGGAATACGAAATGCTGAATCATTCAAAAGAATTGGCGTCAAAGAATACAGATTATACAAGCTATATCGGTTTCGGGTACCACAATACACTTTTACCTTCAGCCATCCAAAGGAATATCTTTGAAAACCCTAGCTGGTATACGGCATATACACCGTATCAGGCAGAAATTGCACAGGGAAGACTTGAAGCTCTTCTTAATTTCCAGACTGTAGTATGTGATCTTACAGGTTTTGCACTGGCCAATGCATCTTTGCTGGACGAATCTACTGCTGCTGCTGAAGCAATGCATATGTTCTTCAACAACAGATCTAAAGACCAGAAAAAAGCAGGTGCCAATAAGTTCTTCATTTCTGACCTTGTTCTTCCTCAGACAGTTTCTGTACTGAAAACTAAAGCGGAAGGATTGGAAATCGAGATCGTAATAGGTGATCATAAAACACACCAGTTTGACGGTTCTTATTATGGGGTTTTATTACAATATCCAGGTAAAAACGGAATCGTTTTAGACTATACGGAAGATATCGTAGAATATAAAAAACTGGATCTTCAGGTAGCTGTTGCGTGTGACCCAATGGCATTGGTAAAGCTGAAATCTCCTGCTGAGATGGGCGCTGACTGTGCTGTAGGTACTTCACAGAGATTCGGTATTCCATTAGGATACGGAGGACCTCACGCTGCATTCTTTGCTTGTAAAGAAGATTATAAGAGAGATATTCCGGGAAGAATCATCGGGGTTTCTCAGGATATGTACGGGAAACGTGCATTGAGAATGGCTTTACAGACAAGAGAACAGCATATCAAGAGAGAGAAAGCGACTTCCAATATCTGTACAGCTCAGGTTCTTTTAGCAGTAATGGCAGGAATGTACGCTGTTTACCATGGGCCAAAAGGATTAAACTATATAGCTGATCAGATCCACTTTAAAGCAAACGCTTTGAAAGGAGGTCTTAAAGCTTTAGGATATCAGGTGGTAGAAGAGCCGATCTTCGACACCGTAAAAATGACAATGTCTGAAGAAGAGAAAGGAAGACTGATGAGAATGATGCAGGATCACAGACTTAACCTTAACTACTTTACAGAAGGTGTAGTAAGTGTTGCAATCAACGAAAGCACAACATTGGAGAAACTGAATTATCTGATGGCTTCTTTTGCTCAGTTCAAAGACAAGCAGACCTTCAAACTGGAAATCAAAGAAGGATACAGCATTCCGGAAGAAAACTTAAGAAAAGACGAAATTCTTACAGAATCAGTATTCAACAAATACCATACGGAGACAGAATTGATGCGTTACATCAAGCGTCTTGAGAGAAAAGATCTATCTTTGACGCACTCAATGATCTCTTTAGGATCCTGTACCATGAAACTGAATGCAGCTACGCAAATGTTGCCGCTTTCATGGGCCGATTGGGGTAGTGTACACCCATTCGTACCGGTAGACCAGGCTGGTGGATATCAGCAGATGATTGCAGAGCTTGAAAAAGACCTTGCGACAATCACTGGTTTTGCAGGAACTTCTTTACAGCCCAACTCTGGTGCCCAGGGAGAATATGCAGGATTGATGGTGATCAGAGAATATCACATTTCAAGAGGAGATCACCACAGAAACGTGGTATTGATCCCTCAATCTGCACACGGAACCAACCCGGCTTCTGCAGCAATGGCAGGAATGAAGATTGTGGTGGTTAAAAACCTTGAGAACGGAGAAATCGATTTCGAAGATCTTAAAGCGAAAACAGAATTGCATTCAGAGAACTTATCTGCTGTAATGATCACATATCCGTCTACTTACGGATTCTTTGATGCCAACATTAAAGAAATTACAAACCTTATCCATGAACATGGAGGTCAGGTATATATGGATGGTGCCAATATGAACGCTCAGGTAGGATTTACAAGTCCTGGAAACATCGGAGCAGACGTTTGCCACCTTAACCTTCACAAAACGTTCGCTATTCCTCACGGAGGTGGAGGTCCCGGAGTAGGTCCTATCTGTGTTGCGAAACACCTGGTACCGTTCCTTCCTTCTAACGCCAATATCAGAATCGGAGCCAAAGAAGCTATTGACGGTATTTCTGCTGCACCGTACGGTTCAGGGTTGATCCTTAATATTTCTTATGCTTACATCAAGATGCTGGGAACAGACGGTCTTAAAAAAGCTACAGGACATGCGATCATGAACGCTAACTACCTTAAAGAAATCTTAGCAGAACACTTCCCGATCTTATATTCAAATGAAAACGGAAGAGTAGCACACGAGTGTATCGTAGATTTCCGTCAGTTCAAATCTTTAGGAATTGAAGTGGCTGATGTAGCGAAGAGACTGATGGATTATGGTTTCCATGCTCCTACCGTTTCTTTCCCGGTTGCAGGAACATTGATGATTGAGCCTACTGAATCTGAAAGCAAGGCTGAAATCGATCGTTTTGCAGAAGCATTGATCTCTATCAAAAAAGAAATTGATGAAATTGCAAACGGAGAAGCTGATCCGGTAAACAACGTATTGAAAAACGCTCCTCATACAGAACAGTTGGTTATCTCTGATTCTTGGGATAAACCATACAGCAGAGAAAAAGCTGCTTATCCATTAGAGTGGGTAAGAGACCACAAATTCTTTGCTTCCGTATCCAGAGTAGACGAAGCTTACGGAGACAGAAACTTAGTATGTACCTGTGAGCCGATTGAAGCTTATATGTAA
- a CDS encoding DcaP family trimeric outer membrane transporter — translation MTRKIKNAQIVPTFTIALALFQARTYAQITIANTEPDSTGRKWSVYLQGFLQTDMMLDFQEMGSKDGIVAPSIVIPQRNSRSGYISIKQSQIGLGLKEIESNGDSPASVYAEIDFYGPDGTTNPRLRHAYVQWKKWLIGQTWSNFSDVEIFPNIFDFNGANGAMFLRSVQLRYTEQLSDQQVLSFSLEDPGTVSMTIPDSHPEWKRKNMMPVLTASYCHGTKDYIKIAGVLSSVDYENSDESHTKLGFGGVLSLRKYINSNTNIRLQTSFGKGYARNNIVLSGEGYDAVFDPQRNRAETLSLFNILGIWEHWWAPQWSSVAYYSYSQVGSNPVPGNGLMKRFQNAAINIIYQAGKNLRLDVEGNYARTQNAEGIKGDAFRLQFTTSYSFR, via the coding sequence ATGACGAGAAAAATAAAAAACGCGCAGATCGTGCCGACGTTTACTATTGCGTTGGCATTATTCCAGGCAAGGACTTATGCACAGATTACTATTGCTAATACAGAACCTGATTCCACAGGTAGAAAGTGGTCCGTTTATTTGCAGGGGTTTTTACAGACAGATATGATGCTTGACTTTCAGGAAATGGGTTCTAAGGATGGCATTGTTGCCCCTTCCATTGTAATTCCGCAGCGTAATTCGAGATCCGGCTATATCAGTATCAAACAGTCACAGATCGGTTTAGGCTTAAAGGAGATTGAATCTAACGGAGATTCTCCGGCTTCTGTTTATGCAGAAATTGATTTTTACGGTCCGGATGGAACGACCAACCCAAGACTCAGGCATGCGTATGTACAATGGAAAAAATGGCTGATAGGCCAAACATGGAGCAATTTCAGTGATGTTGAAATTTTCCCTAATATATTTGATTTCAACGGGGCAAACGGAGCTATGTTTCTGCGGTCTGTACAGCTGCGTTATACCGAACAGCTTTCTGATCAGCAGGTCTTATCTTTTTCATTGGAAGACCCGGGAACAGTAAGCATGACCATACCGGACAGCCATCCTGAATGGAAAAGGAAAAACATGATGCCGGTTCTAACAGCCTCATATTGCCATGGTACAAAGGATTATATTAAAATAGCAGGTGTTCTATCATCTGTTGATTATGAAAACTCAGATGAAAGCCATACGAAATTGGGATTCGGAGGTGTTCTTTCGCTTAGAAAATATATTAACAGCAATACCAATATCAGGCTTCAGACTTCCTTTGGAAAAGGATATGCAAGAAATAATATCGTTTTAAGCGGTGAAGGGTATGACGCCGTTTTTGATCCTCAGCGTAACAGGGCTGAAACTTTAAGTCTTTTTAATATTCTGGGAATCTGGGAACACTGGTGGGCTCCCCAATGGAGCTCGGTCGCTTATTACAGTTATTCACAGGTGGGTTCAAATCCGGTACCCGGGAATGGCCTTATGAAGCGTTTTCAGAATGCTGCCATCAATATTATCTATCAGGCCGGTAAAAATCTTAGGCTGGACGTGGAAGGAAATTATGCAAGGACCCAGAATGCTGAAGGGATAAAAGGTGATGCCTTCAGGCTACAGTTTACGACTTCGTATTCATTCAGATAA